The genomic window GGCCAGCCGGTTGTAGATGACCCGGGCCACCTTCGCCATGTCGTCCGGGTTGTCCGACTCGCCCTGCACCAGACTGGCCACCACCAGCGCCTGGTAACCGGTCAGCCCGCTGATCTCGGGGTGGTCGAGGTCGTCGGCGCCGAACTCGTGGCCGGCCCGGGCCACCATCTGCTGGAGCAGGCCGAGCGCCGTGGTGTCGCCGGTCACGCTGTAGGTGGAGGGGTAGAAGAGACCCTCCGGGTTGCCGCCCGCGTAGTCCGGCAGGTTGAGGTCGGCCAGGTGCTGCTCGGCGGTGTGCTGGGCGGTGCCGGGCGGCAGGTTCAGCCGCTGGTCGATGGCGGTGTAGACCTGGCTGGCCCGACGGCCCTCCGGGATGGTCAGCGCATTGGCGTTGGCCGGGTTGCCGAGCACCCCCAGCGCGGCGCCGGCCGACATCCGGCGGCGCAGCGCGTAGGTGCCGGGCTGGATCCTGGCGGTGCTGTTGGCCGCGGCGGAGGTGAACGCCTTGACGCTGGCCACCACCTGGTTCTGCTGCAGGATCTGGCCGATCCGGGTGAGGCTGGCGCCGGTCGGCACCGAGATCTGGATCACGGTCCCGTGGCCGCCTCCCGCGTAGTCGGCCGGGCGGGTCGGCCCCGAGTGGACGAACACGGCCCGCAGGCCCAGCAGCGTGCCGCCGGCCAGCAGCGCGAGCAGCAGCAGGGTGAGCCCGCAGGCCAGACCGGTGCGGTCGGGGTGCTTCGACGGCGGTTCGGCGGGCAGCTCGTCGGCGGGGTCGGCTCCGGTGCACAGGTCGTCGGGAGCCGGGGCCGGCTCGAAGGCCGGGGCCCCGAGATGACCCGGGCTCAGCCCGGGCACCGCGTCCTGGTCCATCGCCTCTGCCCCTTGTGTGCCCTTGCCCGGTCAGCGAGGAGGCCCGCCCGGACGCGTCCGGGCGGGCCCCTGAGCACACATTAGGAAGAGTGATCAGCTGACTGGTGCGACACTCTCACCGGGCGGCCGACCGCTCACTCGTTCAGCCTCCAGGGCACTCTGCAGGATCACCACGGCCGCGGCCTGGTCGATCGCCGACCGGCCCTTCTTGGCCTTCACGCCCGCGGCGCGCATGCCCTGGGCCGCGGTCACCGTGGTCATCCGCTCGTCCACCAGCCGCACCGGCACCGGGGCGAGCAGCGCGGCCAGCCGGCCCGCGTAGCCGCGGACCTTCGCAGCCGCCGGGCCCTCCTTGCCGCTCAGCGAGCGCGGCAGGCCGACCACCACCTCGATGGCGTCGTACTCCTCGACGATGGCCTTGAGCCGCCCCTGGGAACGGCCCCCGGCGGGGACCGTCTCCACGGGCGTGGCGATCAGCCCGTCGGGGTCGCAGGAGGCGACCCCGATCCGGGCGTCACCGACGTCGACGGCGATCCGCCGGCCCCGGCGCCAGGGCTTGGGCTCCTGGAGTTGCGGCTCCATCAGGCGGCGCGCTCCGCGACCAGGGCGCGCACGGCCTCGATGGCCGCGCCGACGGCGGCCGGGTCGGTGCCGCCGCCCTGGGCCACGTCGTCCTTGCCGCCACCGCCGCCGCCGAGGGTCTTGGCGGCGGCGCGCACCAGCTCGCCGGCCTTGACGCCGCGCGAGCGGGCGTCCTCGTTGGTGGCGATCACGGTGAGCGGACGGTCGTTCACCACGGTGAACGCGGCGACCACGGCCGGGCGCGAGCCCAGGCGGCCGCGCACGTCCAGGACCAGCTTGCGCAGCTCGTCCGCGCCGGTGCCGTCGGCGACCCGGGCGGCGACCAGGGCCACGCCCCGGACGTCCTCGGCGCCCTGGGCCAGACCGGCAGCCGCGGCCAGCACCTTCTCGGCGCGGAACTTCTCGATCTCCTTCTCGGCGTCCTTGAGCTTGGTGAGCATCCCGGAGATCTTCTCCGGCAGCTCCTCCGGACGGCCCTTGACCAGTTCGGTCAGCTGGGCCACCACGGTGTGCTCACGGGCCAGGAACTTGTAGGCGTCCACGCCGACCAGCGCCTCGACCCGGCGCACGCCGGAGCCGATCGAGGACTCGCCGAGCAGCTTCACCAGGCCCAGCTGGGCGGTGTTGCCGACGTGCGTACCACCGCACAGCTCCTTGGAGAAGTCGCCGATGGTGACCACGCGCACCGAGTCGCCGTACTTCTCGCCGAACATCGCGATGGCGCCCTGCTTGCGGGCCTCGTCCATCGTCATCACCTCGGCGGTGACGTCGAGTTCGCGGGTCAGCACCTCGTTGATCTTCTGCTCGACGTCGGTCAGCACGGTGCCGGGGACGGCGGCCGGCGAGCCGAAGTCGAAGCGGAAGCGGCCGGGGGCGTTCTCCGAACCGGCCTGGGCGGCCGTGGGGCCGAGCGCGTCGCGCAGCGCCTGGTGGGTCAGGTGGGTGGCGCTGTGGGCGCGGGAGACCGCGCGGCGGCGCTCGATGTCGATGGTGGCGTAGGCCGAGGCCCCGAGCACCACCTCACCGAAGAGCACCCCGCCGGAGTGCACGACCACCCCGGGCACCGGCTGCTGGACGTCGCGGACCTCGACGACGGCACCCGAGTCGAGCCGGATCCGGCCGTGGTCGGCGAGCTGGCCGCCGCCCTCGGCGTAGAAGGGGGTGCGGTCGAGGATGATCTCGACCTCGTCGCCCTCGGTGGCGGCCGGCGCCGGGGCGCC from Kitasatospora sp. NBC_01250 includes these protein-coding regions:
- the ruvX gene encoding Holliday junction resolvase RuvX; translated protein: MEPQLQEPKPWRRGRRIAVDVGDARIGVASCDPDGLIATPVETVPAGGRSQGRLKAIVEEYDAIEVVVGLPRSLSGKEGPAAAKVRGYAGRLAALLAPVPVRLVDERMTTVTAAQGMRAAGVKAKKGRSAIDQAAAVVILQSALEAERVSGRPPGESVAPVS
- the mltG gene encoding endolytic transglycosylase MltG; translated protein: MDQDAVPGLSPGHLGAPAFEPAPAPDDLCTGADPADELPAEPPSKHPDRTGLACGLTLLLLALLAGGTLLGLRAVFVHSGPTRPADYAGGGHGTVIQISVPTGASLTRIGQILQQNQVVASVKAFTSAAANSTARIQPGTYALRRRMSAGAALGVLGNPANANALTIPEGRRASQVYTAIDQRLNLPPGTAQHTAEQHLADLNLPDYAGGNPEGLFYPSTYSVTGDTTALGLLQQMVARAGHEFGADDLDHPEISGLTGYQALVVASLVQGESDNPDDMAKVARVIYNRLARSMPLQLDSTINYALGRTTLHTTVSDTQLDSPFNTYRVPGLPPTPIDNPGHDAIQAALNPAPGDWIYFVTVRPGDTRFTDSEQQQRKNVDEFNAYQARHSASPSPSGAVPPPLSGH